The Microbacter sp. GSS18 genome has a segment encoding these proteins:
- a CDS encoding DUF222 domain-containing protein — MVSEADPSPPTFTPESNHGAAMRELEAAAFRARVAAADQWHVIDEVLTTARTDPDMWVGPDPTVAPEWRDVRGRTSAAVRRDRSDLAVRAAAADIAVRLQLSETTVQARAAHAATLRERTPAVWAGFLGGSMPEANATAIAQLAATLPHDAPEAWASFEDRVLSAATRLAPGRFRTVARRARERAHPEPIETRHRRAAADRGVWLTPELDGICTLTAPLPAADAHALKRRIDGAARELRRAPDERRTLAQLRADVLTDLAPSTGGAETGSASNGGTATGSATGGTAIGTATDGTAIGTAASATVAVTVPALTLLGASDEPATLDGYGPIDLDTARRLAGSATSWVRVLTHPHTGTVLDVDRRTYRVPVDLKRWLGVKHPLCVFPGCPRAAADCDLDHVLDWQYGGATAEDNLAPLCRPHHRLKHESAWELERDERSLAWTSPTGHSAEVDPTPF; from the coding sequence ATGGTCTCCGAGGCCGATCCCTCGCCGCCGACGTTCACGCCCGAGTCGAACCACGGCGCCGCCATGCGCGAGCTCGAGGCCGCCGCGTTCCGCGCGCGGGTGGCCGCGGCGGACCAGTGGCACGTGATCGACGAGGTGCTCACGACGGCGCGCACCGATCCCGACATGTGGGTGGGACCTGATCCGACGGTCGCCCCCGAGTGGCGCGACGTGCGCGGGCGCACGAGCGCGGCGGTCCGGCGCGACCGGAGTGATCTCGCCGTGCGCGCCGCCGCCGCCGACATCGCCGTTCGCCTGCAGCTGTCCGAGACCACGGTGCAGGCCCGCGCGGCTCACGCGGCCACGCTGCGCGAGCGCACCCCGGCGGTGTGGGCGGGCTTCCTGGGAGGATCGATGCCCGAGGCCAATGCCACGGCGATCGCTCAGCTCGCCGCGACGCTCCCCCATGACGCCCCCGAGGCATGGGCGTCCTTCGAGGATCGCGTGCTGTCCGCCGCGACCCGGCTCGCGCCGGGCCGGTTCCGCACCGTCGCGCGGCGGGCCCGGGAGCGCGCCCACCCCGAGCCGATCGAGACGCGCCATCGTCGCGCGGCCGCCGACCGTGGGGTGTGGCTCACCCCCGAGCTCGACGGCATATGCACGCTGACGGCGCCGCTGCCCGCAGCCGACGCGCATGCGCTCAAGCGCCGCATCGACGGCGCCGCGCGAGAGCTGCGGCGAGCGCCCGACGAGCGGCGCACCCTCGCGCAGCTGCGGGCGGATGTGCTGACGGACCTCGCGCCCTCGACCGGCGGCGCAGAGACCGGCAGCGCCTCGAACGGCGGCACCGCGACCGGCAGCGCGACCGGCGGCACCGCGATCGGCACCGCGACCGACGGCACCGCAATCGGCACGGCGGCGAGCGCCACCGTCGCGGTGACCGTCCCGGCGCTCACCCTCCTCGGCGCGAGCGACGAGCCCGCCACGCTGGACGGCTACGGGCCGATCGATCTCGACACGGCTCGCAGGCTCGCGGGGTCCGCGACATCGTGGGTGCGCGTGCTGACCCATCCGCACACGGGAACCGTGCTGGACGTCGACCGGCGCACATACCGCGTACCCGTGGACCTCAAGCGGTGGCTGGGGGTGAAGCATCCGCTGTGCGTCTTCCCGGGGTGCCCGCGGGCCGCCGCCGACTGCGACCTCGATCACGTGCTCGACTGGCAGTACGGCGGCGCGACGGCGGAGGACAATCTCGCCCCCCTGTGCCGGCCGCATCACCGGCTCAAGCACGAGTCGGCGTGGGAACTCGAACGCGACGAGCGGTCGCTGGCCTGGACGAGCCCCACCGGTCATTCCGCGGAGGTGGACCCGACGCCGTTCTGA
- a CDS encoding zinc-dependent alcohol dehydrogenase family protein: protein MDAWTVDRGSRTLVRRTVPQPEPGPRQLLVRVRACGVCRTDLHVVDEDIPPHRDRVVPGHQVVGEVSATGDEATGFAVGDLVGIAWLASTCGQCRHCRSGRENLCERARFTGWDVDGGYAEHALVDAAYAYALPHDADPLSIAPLLCAGIIGYRALSRANLPPGGTLGIYGFGSSAHIAAQLAMASGARVFAMTRGERNRQLARELGVAFAGGSDAVPPEPLDSAIVFAPVGGLMTTALAATERGGTVVSAGIHMSAIPEFSYDDLLFGERDLRSVTANTRADGDEFLRLAHRLRLRPSVTTYGFEDVALALDDLRADRSRGSLVIAME, encoded by the coding sequence ATGGACGCCTGGACCGTCGACCGCGGCTCCCGCACCCTCGTGCGTCGCACCGTGCCCCAGCCCGAACCCGGCCCGCGGCAGCTGCTCGTCCGCGTCCGCGCGTGCGGCGTGTGCCGCACCGACCTCCACGTCGTCGACGAGGACATCCCGCCCCACCGCGACCGCGTCGTCCCCGGGCATCAGGTCGTCGGCGAGGTGTCGGCGACCGGGGACGAGGCGACCGGCTTCGCCGTCGGCGACCTCGTCGGCATCGCGTGGCTCGCCTCGACGTGCGGTCAATGCCGGCACTGCCGATCGGGTCGCGAGAACCTGTGCGAGCGGGCCCGGTTCACCGGATGGGACGTCGACGGCGGCTATGCCGAGCACGCCCTCGTCGACGCCGCCTACGCCTACGCCCTGCCGCACGACGCCGACCCGCTGAGCATCGCGCCCCTGCTGTGCGCCGGCATCATCGGGTACCGGGCGCTGTCGCGCGCGAACCTGCCCCCCGGGGGCACCCTCGGCATCTACGGGTTCGGTTCGAGCGCCCACATCGCCGCCCAGCTGGCGATGGCCTCGGGCGCGCGCGTGTTCGCCATGACGCGCGGCGAGCGCAATCGGCAGCTCGCGCGCGAGCTGGGCGTCGCGTTCGCGGGAGGTTCGGATGCCGTGCCTCCCGAGCCCCTGGACAGCGCGATCGTCTTCGCGCCGGTCGGCGGCCTCATGACCACGGCGCTGGCCGCGACCGAGCGCGGAGGGACCGTCGTCAGCGCCGGCATCCACATGTCCGCCATCCCGGAGTTCAGCTACGACGACCTGCTCTTCGGCGAACGGGATCTGCGCAGCGTCACGGCGAACACACGCGCCGACGGCGACGAGTTCCTGCGGCTCGCACACCGTCTGCGGCTGCGGCCGTCGGTGACGACGTACGGGTTCGAGGACGTCGCTCTCGCCCTCGACGATCTGCGGGCCGACCGGTCGCGCGGCAGCCTGGTCATCGCGATGGAGTGA
- a CDS encoding gamma carbonic anhydrase family protein — MRFEHLGAGPRIHESAVIAPTAVISGDVTIGPDSQVLHGAVITSEGGPITLGASVIVMENALIRASSTNPVHIGDHTLVGPMASVSGAVIGDEVFLATGTRVFNGAHIDSRCEVRINAVVHLRTHLPEATVVPIGWVAVGDPVRILPPERHDEIWEAQKELDFPGYVFGLDRDTPDLMVQLTERYGSSLARHADDSRLD; from the coding sequence ATGCGCTTCGAGCACCTGGGGGCCGGGCCCCGCATCCACGAGTCGGCCGTCATCGCGCCCACGGCGGTGATCAGCGGCGACGTCACGATCGGACCGGATTCCCAGGTCCTGCACGGCGCCGTCATCACCAGCGAGGGCGGTCCGATCACGCTGGGCGCGAGCGTCATCGTGATGGAGAACGCGCTCATCCGCGCGAGCTCCACCAATCCGGTGCACATCGGCGATCACACGCTCGTCGGCCCGATGGCGAGCGTGTCGGGCGCCGTGATCGGCGACGAGGTGTTCCTGGCGACCGGGACGCGCGTGTTCAACGGCGCGCACATCGACTCCCGGTGCGAAGTGCGCATCAACGCCGTCGTGCACCTGCGTACGCACCTGCCCGAGGCCACCGTCGTGCCGATCGGCTGGGTCGCCGTCGGCGACCCCGTCCGCATCCTGCCGCCGGAGCGCCACGACGAGATCTGGGAGGCGCAGAAGGAGCTCGACTTCCCCGGCTACGTCTTCGGGCTGGACCGCGACACCCCCGACCTGATGGTGCAGCTGACCGAGCGGTACGGCAGCAGCCTCGCGCGCCACGCCGACGACAGCCGCCTCGACTGA
- a CDS encoding YitT family protein — MSTAPTPVGVRHSLLDDMTGLASGVLVASLGLYLLSSGGVVTGGTAGLALLLSYGVPIPFGVLFVAVNIPFFALGVAKRGWAFILRSLACVVAVSLLGPLHHAVLGERTLDPLYAALVGNVLAGVGLLILFRHSASLGGFNIVALIAQERLGWRAGYVQMVLDGAVVLLSLVVVDPLLVLMSAAGAVALNGIIALNHRPGRYMGY; from the coding sequence ATGAGTACCGCTCCCACCCCCGTCGGCGTCCGCCACAGCCTGCTCGACGACATGACGGGTCTCGCGTCCGGCGTGCTCGTCGCCTCGCTGGGGCTGTACCTGCTCAGCAGCGGGGGCGTGGTCACCGGCGGTACGGCGGGCCTGGCGCTGCTGCTGAGCTATGGGGTGCCGATCCCGTTCGGCGTCCTGTTCGTCGCCGTCAACATCCCGTTCTTCGCGCTGGGCGTCGCCAAGCGCGGCTGGGCCTTCATCCTGCGCAGTCTCGCGTGCGTCGTGGCGGTGTCGCTGCTGGGCCCGCTGCACCACGCGGTGCTGGGCGAACGCACGCTCGACCCGCTCTACGCCGCACTGGTGGGCAACGTCCTCGCCGGCGTCGGCCTGCTCATCCTCTTCCGCCACTCGGCGAGTCTCGGCGGATTCAACATCGTCGCCCTCATCGCGCAGGAGCGCCTGGGCTGGCGCGCCGGCTACGTGCAGATGGTGCTCGACGGCGCCGTGGTGCTGCTCTCGCTCGTGGTCGTCGACCCGCTGCTCGTGCTCATGTCCGCGGCCGGGGCGGTCGCGCTCAACGGCATCATCGCGCTGAACCACCGCCCCGGCCGCTACATGGGGTATTGA
- a CDS encoding phosphoenolpyruvate carboxylase, translated as MRELTRTEAIDLVGRFEAGQEIPEQMRADVRLLGSLLGRVLRESGSPGLYEDVERLRVATIQAYTDETPAAFERATAIADAFSVHRADEVARAFTAYFHLVNLAEEHQRVRVLRERDGRPEKESVTDSVAAAFVRLASEVGDDTALSRLQALRFHPVFTAHPTEARRRAVSSSIRRLSTLLDEHDASLRNGADQRRAERRMVEEIDTMWRTAPLRAEKPSPVDEVRSVMAVFDETLYTAVPHVYRRIDDALQGPAAGSRAPVVRPFVRVGSWVGGDRDGNPFVTASITRKAAKIASEHVLLGLERTANRIGRTLTLDAATTPPSDALVSLWHALRAADEEAADEIAKRSPDEPHRRIMLLIARRIEATRVRDADRAYRTPSQLLADLKVVQDSLVSAGAPRQAYGHLQQMLWQVETFGFHLAELEVRQHSAVHAKVLAELDAGGERSELTEEVLDVFRSIAYLQDRYGPSAAGRYIVSFTQSAQDLANVHRLAAYAAGPEGAAPVLDVIPLFETFADLQAAPGILAEIVEHPEFSARLAATGRRLEVMLGYSDSSKDVGPVAANLALYTAQEQIAQWARESGIELTLFHGRGGALGRGGGPANSAILAQPPHSVDGRFKLTEQGEVIFARYGDSSIAMRHIDQVAAAVLLASAPSIEERNSRAAERFAAVAETMDAASRERFYALVKAPGFAPWFAQVTPMEEIGLLALGSRPARRGLSVESLEDLRAIPWVFAWTQARINLAGWFGLGTALEAVGDADLLQDAYDQWPLFRTMIDNVAMSLAKADARIARRYLDLGDRSDLADLVMEEMEVTRSWVIRLTGGTELLGNRPVLQRAVKMRSPYVDALSLLQLRALRALRDAALEGRDAEPDQQRLLLLSVSGVAAGLQNTG; from the coding sequence ATGCGTGAGCTCACCCGAACCGAAGCCATCGATCTCGTGGGACGATTCGAGGCCGGACAGGAGATCCCCGAGCAGATGCGCGCCGACGTGCGCCTGCTCGGCTCGCTCCTGGGCCGGGTCCTGCGCGAGAGCGGCTCGCCCGGACTGTATGAGGACGTCGAGCGCCTGCGGGTCGCGACGATCCAGGCGTACACCGACGAGACCCCGGCCGCGTTCGAGCGCGCCACGGCGATCGCCGATGCGTTCAGCGTCCACCGCGCCGACGAGGTCGCCCGCGCCTTCACCGCCTACTTCCACCTGGTCAACCTCGCCGAGGAGCACCAGCGCGTGCGGGTGCTGCGCGAGCGCGACGGCCGGCCCGAGAAGGAGTCGGTGACCGACTCGGTCGCCGCCGCGTTCGTGCGCCTGGCGTCCGAGGTCGGCGACGACACCGCGCTGTCGCGCCTGCAGGCGCTGCGCTTCCACCCCGTCTTCACCGCCCACCCCACCGAGGCCCGCCGCCGTGCGGTGTCCTCCAGCATCCGCCGCCTCTCCACGCTGCTGGACGAGCACGACGCATCGCTGCGCAACGGCGCCGATCAGCGACGCGCCGAGCGGCGCATGGTCGAGGAGATCGACACGATGTGGCGCACCGCCCCGCTGCGCGCCGAGAAGCCCTCGCCCGTGGACGAGGTGCGCTCGGTCATGGCGGTCTTCGACGAGACGCTGTACACCGCGGTCCCGCACGTCTACCGGCGCATCGACGACGCGCTGCAGGGTCCGGCAGCCGGCAGCCGCGCACCCGTGGTCCGCCCGTTCGTCCGCGTCGGCTCGTGGGTGGGCGGCGACCGCGACGGCAATCCGTTCGTGACCGCGTCGATCACCCGCAAGGCGGCGAAGATCGCCAGCGAGCACGTGCTGCTCGGACTCGAGCGCACCGCCAACCGCATCGGCCGCACCCTGACGCTGGATGCCGCCACCACACCCCCCTCGGACGCCCTCGTCTCGCTGTGGCACGCGCTGCGCGCCGCCGACGAGGAGGCCGCCGACGAGATCGCCAAGCGCTCACCGGACGAGCCGCACCGACGCATCATGCTCCTGATCGCACGGCGGATCGAGGCGACGCGAGTGCGCGACGCCGACCGCGCCTACCGCACCCCGAGCCAGCTGCTGGCCGATCTGAAGGTGGTGCAGGACTCGCTCGTGAGCGCGGGCGCGCCCCGCCAGGCCTACGGGCACCTGCAGCAGATGCTGTGGCAGGTCGAGACGTTCGGGTTCCACCTCGCCGAGCTCGAGGTGCGTCAGCACTCCGCCGTCCACGCCAAGGTCCTGGCCGAGCTCGACGCCGGCGGCGAGCGCAGCGAGCTGACCGAAGAGGTCCTCGACGTCTTCCGCTCGATCGCGTACCTGCAGGACCGCTACGGCCCGAGCGCCGCCGGCCGCTACATCGTGTCGTTCACGCAGTCGGCGCAGGACCTGGCAAACGTCCACCGTCTCGCCGCGTACGCCGCGGGACCCGAAGGCGCGGCACCGGTGCTCGATGTCATCCCGCTGTTCGAGACCTTCGCCGACCTGCAGGCGGCCCCCGGCATCCTCGCGGAGATCGTCGAGCACCCGGAGTTCTCCGCGCGCCTGGCCGCCACCGGGCGCCGCCTCGAGGTGATGCTCGGCTACTCGGACTCGTCCAAGGACGTCGGACCCGTCGCGGCGAACCTCGCGCTGTACACCGCGCAGGAGCAGATCGCGCAGTGGGCCCGCGAGTCCGGGATCGAGCTGACGCTGTTCCACGGCCGCGGCGGCGCGCTCGGCCGCGGCGGCGGCCCCGCCAACTCGGCGATCCTCGCCCAGCCCCCGCACTCCGTGGACGGGCGCTTCAAGCTCACCGAGCAGGGCGAGGTCATCTTCGCCCGCTACGGCGATTCGTCCATCGCGATGCGGCACATCGACCAGGTCGCCGCCGCCGTGCTCCTGGCCTCGGCGCCGTCCATCGAGGAGCGCAACTCGCGCGCCGCGGAGCGCTTCGCCGCGGTCGCCGAGACCATGGACGCGGCGTCGCGCGAGCGCTTCTATGCGCTCGTGAAGGCACCCGGGTTCGCGCCGTGGTTCGCCCAGGTCACCCCCATGGAGGAGATCGGCCTGCTCGCGCTCGGCTCGCGCCCGGCGCGCCGCGGACTCTCGGTGGAGTCGCTCGAGGACCTGCGCGCGATCCCCTGGGTGTTCGCGTGGACGCAGGCGCGCATCAACCTCGCCGGCTGGTTCGGCCTCGGCACGGCGCTCGAGGCCGTCGGCGACGCCGACCTGCTGCAGGACGCGTACGACCAGTGGCCGCTGTTCCGCACGATGATCGACAACGTCGCGATGAGCCTCGCCAAGGCCGATGCGCGCATCGCGCGCCGCTACTTGGACCTCGGCGATCGGTCCGACCTGGCAGACCTGGTGATGGAGGAAATGGAGGTCACCCGCAGCTGGGTCATCCGCCTCACCGGCGGCACCGAGCTGCTGGGCAATCGTCCCGTGCTCCAGCGCGCCGTCAAGATGCGCAGCCCCTACGTCGACGCCCTGTCGCTGCTTCAGCTGCGGGCGCTGCGCGCGCTGCGGGACGCCGCGCTCGAGGGCCGCGACGCCGAACCGGACCAGCAGCGGCTTCTGCTGCTGTCGGTCAGCGGCGTGGCCGCGGGCCTGCAGAACACCGGCTGA
- the nhaA gene encoding Na+/H+ antiporter NhaA, which translates to MSLLRSARFPAMVLLGAAILGLIVANSALGHAASEIKHTYIGIPGVFEMSVGHWIQDGLLALFFFVVAVELQFELTNGELNSAKKALQPAIAAAGGVLVPILIYLAFAWGTESAAGWPIPTATDIAFALGVLAVFGRGLPSALRVFLLALAILDDIVGIVFIAVLFTADVNYAMLGGAALLVVVFGFLSRRLSARNQGLITGALIVVGVAVWVLVYESGVHATIAGVALGLAMSQRPALHVRHTMEPWINAIVLPLFAFSAALVAIPQVSPSDLSPAFWGVLVALPIGKTIGIALSGWFALRIGRPKDASPPLVFSDLLAAGALGGIGFTVSLLLSELAFADAAELRDEATLGVLAGSVISVVAAATLVSLRAWRYRRIEALTT; encoded by the coding sequence ATGTCTCTGCTGCGCTCGGCCCGGTTCCCCGCGATGGTCCTGCTCGGGGCGGCGATCCTCGGGCTCATCGTGGCGAACTCGGCGCTGGGACACGCCGCGAGCGAGATCAAGCACACCTACATCGGCATCCCCGGCGTGTTCGAGATGTCGGTCGGACACTGGATCCAGGACGGCCTGCTGGCGCTGTTCTTCTTCGTCGTCGCCGTCGAGCTGCAGTTCGAGCTCACCAACGGCGAGCTGAACTCGGCGAAGAAGGCCCTGCAGCCGGCGATCGCCGCCGCCGGCGGCGTCCTCGTGCCGATCCTCATCTACCTCGCCTTCGCGTGGGGCACGGAGTCGGCGGCCGGCTGGCCGATCCCCACCGCGACCGACATCGCGTTCGCGCTCGGCGTCCTCGCGGTGTTCGGCCGCGGGCTCCCGTCGGCGCTGCGGGTGTTCCTGCTCGCGCTGGCGATCCTCGACGACATCGTCGGCATCGTGTTCATCGCGGTGCTGTTCACCGCCGACGTCAACTACGCCATGCTCGGCGGCGCGGCCCTGCTCGTGGTCGTCTTCGGGTTCCTCAGCCGGCGCCTGAGCGCACGCAATCAGGGCCTGATCACGGGCGCCCTCATCGTCGTCGGCGTGGCGGTGTGGGTGCTCGTCTACGAGTCGGGCGTGCACGCGACGATCGCCGGCGTCGCGCTCGGGCTGGCGATGAGCCAGCGCCCGGCGCTGCACGTGCGTCACACGATGGAGCCGTGGATCAACGCCATCGTGCTGCCCCTCTTCGCCTTCTCCGCCGCGCTCGTGGCGATCCCCCAGGTGTCGCCGAGCGATCTGTCCCCGGCGTTCTGGGGCGTGCTGGTGGCCCTGCCGATCGGCAAGACCATCGGCATCGCGCTGTCGGGCTGGTTCGCGCTGCGCATCGGGCGCCCCAAGGACGCGTCGCCCCCGCTGGTCTTCTCGGACCTGCTGGCCGCCGGCGCACTCGGCGGCATCGGGTTCACCGTCTCGCTGCTGCTGAGCGAGCTGGCCTTCGCCGACGCCGCCGAATTGCGCGACGAAGCCACCCTGGGCGTGCTCGCCGGCTCGGTCATCTCGGTCGTGGCGGCCGCGACGCTCGTATCCTTGCGGGCATGGCGATACCGCAGAATCGAAGCGCTGACGACCTGA
- a CDS encoding MazG family protein has product MAIPQNRSADDLTDPLREAADVMRAVRETCVWTQQIDHRALVPYLEEEAAELIDAVEAGSRDELREELGDVLWQVLFHAEIASRDPEAPFDIDDVARGLTEKMVRRHPHVFAGEVATTPEEVLIHWNAAKAAEKRSRTSVLDGVSERMPTLALAQKLVGKARSVTPDLVPDPEPGGRDDARVASERELGDALLGLVAAARASGWDAERALRERLRVLQDEIRSAEAGRTASSASPAEQPAEADLED; this is encoded by the coding sequence ATGGCGATACCGCAGAATCGAAGCGCTGACGACCTGACGGATCCGCTCCGCGAGGCCGCGGACGTCATGCGCGCCGTGCGCGAGACGTGCGTGTGGACGCAGCAGATCGACCACCGGGCTCTCGTGCCGTACCTCGAGGAGGAGGCCGCCGAGCTCATCGACGCCGTCGAGGCGGGCTCGCGCGACGAGCTGCGCGAAGAGCTCGGCGACGTCCTGTGGCAGGTGCTCTTCCACGCCGAGATCGCCTCGCGCGATCCCGAAGCCCCGTTCGACATCGACGACGTCGCCCGGGGTCTGACCGAGAAGATGGTGCGCCGGCATCCGCACGTGTTCGCCGGAGAGGTCGCGACGACGCCCGAAGAGGTGCTCATCCACTGGAACGCCGCCAAGGCCGCGGAGAAGCGCTCGCGCACGAGCGTGCTGGACGGCGTGAGCGAGCGGATGCCGACCCTCGCGCTCGCGCAGAAGCTCGTCGGGAAGGCGCGATCGGTGACCCCGGACCTCGTCCCCGATCCGGAGCCCGGCGGGCGGGACGATGCGCGGGTCGCGTCGGAGCGAGAGCTCGGCGACGCGCTCCTGGGCCTGGTCGCCGCGGCCCGCGCGAGCGGGTGGGATGCCGAGCGCGCGCTGCGCGAGCGATTGCGGGTGCTGCAGGACGAGATCCGGTCCGCGGAAGCCGGCCGGACGGCGTCCTCGGCGTCGCCGGCGGAACAGCCCGCGGAGGCGGATCTGGAAGACTAG